Proteins encoded together in one Bacteroidota bacterium window:
- a CDS encoding ferrous iron transporter B, with translation MYKDLNQADHRVHSGVPLVMLVGQPNTGKTSLFNALTHSSYLTANYPGSTVDYSVGALHGGSGREIQVLDTPGISSLTPHSLDEAVAIDSLFVHPDFGQPDLLLVLADATQLSRQIYLALQLKQSGFPLILVVTMSDLLARKGLKADTGKLELLTGVPVVAVNSLTKQGLSDLVRKIEEKVAHEPVTVTRPPDPTPDSIRDLFKLAEAYEKSVLIPEGGSTLAEDLTVRRPEPDQMTVQLDRWFLHPVAGPAIFLAAMTLLFASIFWLASPLMDAVDAGFSWLADTTPTWAGTGLLADFIGSGLITGVGAVMVFVPQIVILFLLMTLLEDSGYLARGAMLIDKPMAAIGLNGRSFVPLLSGFACAIPGMMAARTIPNTRERMITILILPLMSCSARLPVYALLIAFLVSPDSPLLAGLIMALMYVGGLLSGVVVSAVVSRWMKSGEDSSFILELPAYRIPQLWLILKTTWNKVVLYLKKAGLTILIISMAIWALTVFPNWSEPDEAERLHSSFAAKAGHVLEPVMDPIGMDWRVGVSLITAFAAREVFVSSLALTLNVTDPGDEEGLQQSILSTMKSATHHLTGEPLFTTAGAIALLLYFMIAMQCISTLAVARKETGGWKIPLLQLSVYTIGAYVLAVGTYQILKLVGV, from the coding sequence GTGTATAAAGATCTGAACCAGGCCGATCACCGGGTTCATTCCGGTGTTCCGCTGGTCATGCTGGTCGGGCAACCCAATACCGGTAAAACCTCGCTTTTCAATGCACTCACGCATTCTTCCTATCTGACCGCGAATTATCCCGGCTCCACGGTGGATTACAGTGTGGGGGCGTTGCACGGGGGATCAGGTCGTGAGATTCAGGTTCTCGATACCCCGGGCATTTCCAGTCTGACACCCCACTCTCTCGATGAAGCAGTGGCCATTGACTCACTATTTGTTCACCCCGATTTCGGTCAGCCCGATCTGCTGCTCGTCCTTGCCGATGCCACTCAGCTGTCTCGTCAGATTTATCTGGCCCTCCAGTTGAAACAGTCCGGATTCCCATTGATTCTGGTGGTGACCATGTCGGATCTGCTTGCCAGAAAAGGGTTAAAAGCCGATACCGGAAAACTTGAATTGCTGACGGGCGTGCCCGTGGTGGCGGTGAACAGTCTTACGAAACAGGGTCTGAGTGATCTTGTGCGGAAAATTGAAGAAAAGGTGGCACATGAACCGGTGACGGTGACACGGCCTCCCGATCCGACTCCCGATTCTATCCGCGACCTGTTCAAACTGGCAGAGGCATACGAGAAATCGGTTCTGATTCCTGAGGGCGGATCCACACTGGCTGAAGATCTGACGGTCCGCCGCCCCGAACCCGACCAGATGACCGTTCAGCTCGACCGCTGGTTTCTTCACCCGGTGGCCGGACCCGCGATTTTTCTGGCGGCCATGACGCTGCTGTTTGCTTCAATTTTCTGGCTGGCTAGTCCGCTGATGGATGCGGTGGATGCTGGTTTTTCCTGGCTGGCAGATACCACGCCTACCTGGGCCGGAACGGGACTTCTCGCCGACTTTATTGGCAGCGGTCTGATTACCGGAGTCGGTGCGGTCATGGTCTTTGTTCCGCAGATTGTGATCTTGTTTCTGCTGATGACCCTTCTCGAGGATTCGGGATATCTGGCGCGGGGAGCCATGCTGATTGATAAGCCCATGGCTGCCATCGGATTAAACGGCCGGTCCTTTGTACCCCTGCTTTCCGGATTTGCCTGTGCGATTCCCGGTATGATGGCCGCCCGGACCATTCCGAATACCCGCGAGCGGATGATCACCATTCTGATTTTACCGCTGATGAGCTGTTCGGCCCGATTACCGGTCTATGCCCTGCTGATTGCCTTTCTGGTTTCTCCCGATTCACCGCTTCTGGCCGGTCTGATCATGGCGCTCATGTATGTGGGCGGATTGCTTTCGGGTGTGGTGGTCAGTGCGGTGGTGAGCCGGTGGATGAAATCGGGTGAGGACTCTTCTTTTATTCTTGAACTGCCTGCTTACCGCATTCCTCAACTCTGGCTGATTTTAAAAACCACCTGGAACAAAGTGGTCCTGTATCTGAAAAAGGCCGGACTTACCATTCTGATTATTTCCATGGCCATCTGGGCACTGACTGTGTTTCCCAACTGGTCAGAACCCGATGAAGCGGAACGGTTGCATTCGTCCTTTGCAGCCAAAGCCGGACATGTGCTGGAACCGGTAATGGATCCGATCGGGATGGATTGGCGCGTGGGTGTTTCGCTGATCACGGCCTTTGCAGCACGGGAAGTCTTTGTTTCCTCGCTGGCACTTACCCTGAACGTAACCGATCCCGGTGACGAGGAAGGTTTGCAGCAATCCATTCTGAGTACCATGAAATCGGCCACTCACCACCTGACCGGTGAGCCCCTCTTTACCACGGCCGGTGCCATTGCCCTGCTGCTGTACTTCATGATTGCCATGCAGTGCATTTCCACTCTGGCCGTTGCCCGGAAGGAAACCGGCGGCTGGAAAATCCCGCTCCTTCAACTTTCCGTTTACACCATCGGTGCCTACGTTCTCGCTGTCGGCACCTACCAGATTCTGAAACTGGTGGGGGTATAG
- a CDS encoding ferrous iron transport protein A, producing the protein MGTRSVDQLIIGESAVIHSLEESHPSYLKLLDLGFTPGQEIQLLNRSPFRDPIALSLRGTIFALRRKDALCIKI; encoded by the coding sequence ATGGGAACCCGCAGCGTCGATCAGTTAATCATTGGTGAATCGGCTGTGATTCACTCCCTCGAGGAAAGTCACCCGAGTTATCTTAAGTTGCTCGATCTGGGTTTCACCCCCGGTCAGGAAATTCAGTTACTGAACCGGTCGCCTTTCCGCGATCCGATTGCCCTGTCACTCAGGGGAACCATTTTTGCCCTCCGACGCAAGGATGCTCTGTGTATAAAGATCTGA
- a CDS encoding transcriptional repressor, whose translation MMNPEYEQASEILKAYLKAKGYRSTRERFRVLEEIYSIHEHLNADEIYTRLRDKQVDVSRATVYNTLEVLMECNLIEGHQFGHNHMHYERSFGFRHHDHLICTGCGTIIEVSMPELEMLQDEMCNRNSFRPERHSLQIFGKCAQCQKNNPQETV comes from the coding sequence ATGATGAATCCAGAATACGAACAGGCTTCAGAGATACTGAAAGCGTATCTGAAAGCCAAGGGCTACCGGTCCACCCGCGAACGGTTCAGGGTGCTCGAGGAAATTTATTCCATCCACGAGCATCTGAATGCAGATGAAATTTACACCCGTCTGCGGGACAAGCAGGTCGATGTAAGCCGGGCCACGGTGTATAACACACTGGAAGTTCTGATGGAATGCAACCTGATCGAAGGTCATCAGTTTGGTCACAACCACATGCATTATGAGCGCAGTTTTGGGTTCAGGCATCATGACCACCTGATCTGCACCGGTTGCGGAACCATTATCGAAGTCAGTATGCCCGAGCTTGAAATGCTTCAGGATGAAATGTGCAACCGGAATTCTTTCCGGCCTGAACGGCATTCCCTGCAGATTTTCGGCAAATGTGCCCAATGCCAGAAAAACAATCCTCAGGAGACGGTGTGA
- a CDS encoding peptidyl-prolyl cis-trans isomerase yields the protein MATMNKLRSSMPTIIWILILAFVALIVFEWGMSYNGGSLFNQMGDLGTVNGEKIDRELYSTTINNYTTNYRQREGKDPDAGTTQAIEDQAWNDLVNLILIRQATRDLGLTVTTQEIYDWVTGDNPPPFLRQYFTDENGMFNRQALQEAIGNPQNSENWRQLDEPLRSQRLNDRYLNLVSAFAVISPAEVNAKVIGDNSRAEASYLFFNSALIADSLVTVTESDIKDFYEKNKEEFKKEETRKIRYTVFKMLPSREDSANIAAEVDRIQRDFMINTNDSAFVTRYSDAPYTSGWVSRGDMTDSRNVLFDAAPGTVTTLQEPDGYHILKVQEKRLAEKPKFRARHILYKGTSKEEIADAMKKAADLKKKIAADRRPLETVFSEYARTESQDGSAPNGGDLGWFSEGAMVKPFEEAVQKARLNTLVGPVETQFGAHLILVTAKDQTEIRVADVFRPIKPQGKTVRAIQTFAEDFAFMAGEEGFEKEAETRKLEFADSPLIERRSVIPGLDYSSQLSSWMFRADKDDISEVITIGDNLVVAKLTEISPAGYQELDEQLSQSLRARVLREKKLEFVYNQATEVREGLTTDLAAATTRDPKLVVATTNEFTLNGIPSGVGRDGAFNGAAFGLKEGQISGAIRGERGAYIIRLNKLTPADPANLEGQQKRVADQLKNQRRNELSNGWSEALKKQADIKDSRADALGL from the coding sequence ATGGCCACAATGAACAAACTGCGTTCCTCCATGCCGACAATCATCTGGATCCTGATTCTGGCATTTGTTGCCCTGATTGTGTTCGAATGGGGAATGAGTTACAACGGTGGTTCACTGTTCAACCAGATGGGGGATCTGGGTACAGTGAACGGCGAAAAAATCGACCGCGAGCTTTACAGCACCACTATAAACAATTATACCACGAATTATCGTCAGCGGGAAGGTAAAGACCCGGATGCAGGGACCACACAGGCCATTGAGGATCAGGCCTGGAACGATCTGGTCAACCTGATTCTGATCAGACAGGCCACCCGTGATCTGGGATTAACCGTCACCACCCAGGAAATTTATGACTGGGTAACCGGCGATAACCCTCCTCCTTTTCTCCGTCAGTATTTCACCGATGAAAACGGGATGTTTAACCGTCAGGCTCTTCAGGAAGCAATCGGGAATCCGCAAAACAGTGAGAACTGGCGGCAGCTGGATGAGCCACTGAGGTCTCAGCGCCTGAATGACCGCTACCTGAACCTGGTATCGGCTTTTGCCGTGATCTCTCCGGCCGAAGTCAATGCGAAGGTCATTGGCGATAACAGCCGGGCTGAAGCCTCCTATTTGTTTTTCAACAGTGCGCTGATTGCCGACAGCCTGGTCACGGTGACCGAATCGGACATCAAAGACTTTTATGAAAAGAACAAGGAAGAGTTTAAGAAAGAGGAAACCCGCAAAATCCGTTACACGGTTTTCAAGATGCTTCCTTCCCGCGAGGATTCCGCCAACATCGCTGCCGAAGTGGATCGGATCCAGCGTGACTTCATGATTAACACCAACGACAGCGCCTTTGTGACCCGTTACAGTGATGCACCGTACACCAGCGGATGGGTATCCCGGGGTGACATGACCGACTCCCGCAATGTGCTTTTTGATGCCGCTCCCGGTACGGTCACCACCCTGCAGGAACCGGACGGTTACCACATCCTGAAAGTTCAGGAAAAACGGTTGGCCGAGAAGCCAAAATTCCGTGCCCGGCACATTCTTTATAAAGGGACCTCGAAGGAAGAAATCGCCGACGCCATGAAAAAGGCGGCCGACCTGAAGAAGAAGATTGCAGCCGACCGGCGTCCGCTGGAAACGGTTTTTTCTGAGTATGCCAGAACCGAATCTCAGGATGGATCGGCTCCCAACGGTGGCGATCTTGGCTGGTTCAGTGAAGGTGCCATGGTTAAACCTTTCGAAGAGGCTGTTCAGAAAGCCCGCCTGAATACGCTGGTGGGTCCGGTTGAAACCCAATTTGGTGCTCACCTCATTTTAGTGACCGCCAAGGATCAGACCGAAATCAGAGTGGCCGATGTCTTCCGTCCGATCAAACCGCAAGGCAAGACGGTTCGCGCCATTCAGACGTTTGCAGAAGATTTTGCTTTCATGGCCGGTGAAGAAGGATTCGAAAAAGAGGCCGAAACCCGGAAACTTGAGTTTGCCGACTCCCCGCTCATTGAACGCCGGTCGGTCATTCCCGGTCTGGACTATTCCTCACAACTGAGCAGCTGGATGTTCCGGGCTGACAAGGATGATATTTCCGAGGTGATTACCATCGGTGACAATCTGGTCGTGGCCAAGCTGACCGAGATTTCCCCTGCCGGTTACCAGGAACTGGATGAGCAGCTGAGTCAATCTCTGCGTGCCCGCGTGCTTCGCGAGAAGAAGCTCGAGTTTGTGTACAATCAGGCCACGGAAGTCCGTGAAGGGTTGACAACCGATCTGGCTGCAGCCACAACCAGGGATCCGAAGCTGGTGGTGGCCACCACCAATGAGTTCACACTGAACGGCATTCCTTCCGGCGTTGGCCGTGATGGTGCTTTCAACGGTGCTGCCTTTGGTCTCAAAGAAGGCCAGATCAGCGGGGCCATCCGTGGTGAGCGTGGTGCTTACATTATCCGGCTGAACAAACTGACCCCTGCTGACCCGGCCAATCTCGAAGGCCAGCAGAAACGTGTGGCTGATCAGTTGAAGAATCAGCGTCGCAATGAATTGTCGAACGGATGGTCGGAAGCATTGAAAAAACAAGCCGACATTAAAGACAGCCGCGCCGACGCCCTCGGACTCTGA
- a CDS encoding methyltransferase domain-containing protein encodes MTDFRGFPLEYHDVSVAGRDFRFAMVRNAWELLDKIDPDEFRESEKMPYWAEIWPGSLVLSSYLVSHMADRTKSVLEIGAGVGVTSVVLSSFGFTCTATDYDEDAIEFMKLNASLNQTTIGTRFLDWTQPPADLKADLIVGSDIIYEVRNLLPILDVVRRCLNPGGAFYFSDPGRRPMDHFRVLVREAGYHLREVWSEPFRFRHATPTVSIYQLTVT; translated from the coding sequence ATGACCGACTTCCGGGGATTTCCGTTAGAATATCACGATGTGTCCGTGGCCGGACGTGATTTCCGGTTTGCCATGGTCCGTAACGCGTGGGAACTGCTCGACAAGATCGATCCGGATGAGTTCAGGGAATCGGAAAAAATGCCTTATTGGGCCGAAATCTGGCCGGGCAGTCTGGTGTTAAGCAGTTATCTGGTCAGTCACATGGCCGACCGGACGAAATCTGTACTCGAAATCGGAGCCGGCGTGGGTGTCACTTCGGTGGTGCTTTCCTCCTTCGGATTCACCTGCACAGCCACTGACTATGATGAAGATGCCATCGAGTTCATGAAATTAAACGCCTCGCTGAACCAAACCACCATCGGCACCCGCTTTCTCGACTGGACCCAACCGCCAGCCGATCTGAAAGCCGATCTGATTGTGGGATCGGACATTATCTATGAGGTCAGAAACCTGCTGCCCATCCTGGATGTCGTCCGGCGTTGTCTGAATCCGGGTGGTGCGTTTTACTTCTCAGATCCGGGACGACGTCCCATGGATCATTTCAGGGTGTTGGTCCGCGAGGCAGGTTACCACCTCAGAGAAGTCTGGTCAGAACCCTTCCGGTTCAGGCATGCCACCCCAACTGTTTCCATTTATCAACTGACGGTAACCTGA
- a CDS encoding shikimate kinase — protein MPLPDRIYLTGFMAAGKSTIGRILANTIGYDFVDLDHRIVDQTGESVVSLFKTRGEQAFRQLETDTLHSLSDSKRLVVSLGGGTVCFNNNLEWILENGFLVYLKVRPRQLLYRIRAKRDRPIFLDEQGNLLPDHEIKRKIDRMLADRCPFYEKAHLTLETDQQPVGQVVDWLKEAIEQWSPGMPPVTLTPFSRRKFIRFRRS, from the coding sequence ATGCCGCTTCCAGACCGCATCTATCTGACCGGATTCATGGCTGCAGGAAAGAGCACCATCGGGCGCATTCTGGCAAATACCATCGGTTACGACTTTGTGGATCTGGATCACCGGATTGTTGACCAGACCGGTGAGTCGGTGGTAAGTCTGTTCAAAACCCGCGGCGAACAGGCCTTCCGGCAGCTCGAAACTGACACCCTTCATTCTCTCTCCGATTCTAAACGATTGGTTGTTTCACTGGGAGGCGGCACAGTTTGCTTCAACAACAATCTGGAATGGATTCTGGAGAACGGTTTTCTCGTTTACCTGAAAGTCCGCCCCAGACAATTGCTTTACCGGATCAGGGCCAAACGCGACCGCCCCATTTTTCTGGATGAGCAGGGGAACCTGCTTCCCGATCACGAGATCAAAAGAAAAATAGACCGGATGCTGGCCGACCGCTGCCCTTTCTATGAAAAGGCACACCTGACACTCGAAACCGATCAGCAACCGGTCGGACAGGTGGTGGACTGGCTGAAGGAGGCAATCGAACAATGGTCCCCCGGCATGCCACCCGTGACCCTGACTCCCTTTTCAAGACGTAAATTCATCCGGTTCAGACGCTCATGA
- the aroB gene encoding 3-dehydroquinate synthase: MTDQLQYRHRAGHTRIVIGNGLNIPGWLRQHFSTRLVALVDFQLQSVLSRTHPGLLESFDLVIEFPDGEQSKSFQTYTDIITRLSEAGADRQTVLVAIGGGVTGDLTGFVAATYLRGIRYIQVPTTLLSQIDSSIGGKTGINLDTGKNLVGAFWQPDSILVDTRFLLSLPDAEVLSALGEMLKYNVLFDAEGFNDFGSWILNHPPMTLLSTDFDRLTNWISRCIGFKTSIVEEDEFESGRRALLNLGHTLGHALEKVYVYPALRHGDAVTIGTAFATLLSHRLGYANRETADRVLQIARRMIGSLPDDGNWDSTRLLDYISRDKKKKDQAIRWILPVRPGHCEIVPVTDPNLIGTTMKAFTDEWNRSE, encoded by the coding sequence ATGACTGATCAGTTACAATACCGGCACCGGGCCGGCCACACCCGGATTGTCATCGGCAATGGCCTGAACATTCCCGGCTGGCTGCGGCAACATTTTTCAACCCGACTGGTGGCCCTGGTCGATTTCCAGTTGCAGTCCGTTCTTTCCCGCACCCATCCGGGACTTCTCGAATCCTTTGATCTTGTGATCGAATTCCCCGACGGAGAGCAATCGAAATCGTTCCAGACCTATACCGACATCATCACCCGGCTTTCCGAAGCGGGAGCGGACCGTCAGACCGTGCTGGTTGCCATAGGTGGTGGGGTCACAGGTGACCTGACCGGATTTGTGGCGGCCACCTATCTGCGGGGAATCCGGTACATTCAGGTCCCAACCACCCTGCTTTCTCAGATTGACAGCTCCATTGGAGGAAAAACCGGAATCAATCTGGATACCGGCAAAAACCTGGTCGGCGCTTTCTGGCAACCCGATTCCATTCTGGTGGATACACGGTTTCTGTTGTCGCTTCCCGACGCTGAAGTACTCTCTGCCCTGGGCGAAATGCTGAAGTACAACGTTCTTTTCGATGCGGAGGGATTTAATGATTTCGGCAGCTGGATTCTGAACCATCCGCCGATGACTCTTCTTTCCACCGACTTTGACCGGCTCACGAACTGGATTTCCCGTTGTATCGGATTTAAAACATCAATTGTGGAAGAGGACGAGTTTGAATCGGGACGGCGCGCCCTTCTGAACCTGGGTCATACCCTGGGGCACGCCCTCGAAAAAGTGTACGTCTACCCGGCCCTTCGTCACGGCGATGCCGTCACCATTGGCACCGCTTTTGCCACGCTGCTCTCCCACCGGCTGGGATATGCAAACCGGGAAACCGCCGACCGGGTGCTTCAGATTGCCAGACGGATGATCGGCTCCCTTCCCGATGACGGAAACTGGGATTCCACCCGTTTACTCGATTATATCTCACGGGATAAGAAAAAGAAGGATCAGGCCATCCGGTGGATTTTACCTGTGCGGCCCGGACATTGTGAAATTGTACCGGTAACCGACCCCAACCTGATCGGCACCACGATGAAAGCATTCACGGATGAATGGAACCGGTCTGAATAG
- a CDS encoding family 10 glycosylhydrolase — MNGTGLNSLILAGFLILAVLQPASAQIRAVWVATAHRIDFPKTNGAAAQQAELKALMSAAHQSGINTLIFQARGRGDAFYQSEHEPWSESLTGTLGQSPGWDPLQMVLAETTNHPMRVIAWFNVFKVADATSQTRSASGLRHPAEANPGWILRAGGESFLNPGIPAVRDYLARVAADLVRRYAVDGIQLDFIRYPTTRFDDASTLKKYKDPSQSAADFRRWAVSETVRQIHQAVKAIRPGIEVSAAPLGIWKSIDGARGLESYHEVFQDSRGWTAAGYLDAIYPQIYWPAGGISDGVNPGPAPDFNRLIDDWVAGCRPVPVVAGIGIYKPPVLAQADRLESYSLQAGAAGVAFYSWSQFINMKQPARQETKPTLPPVTSNQEPMAAVSLHRLSKSHVFLVFREGREEPVTIRFADPGGSVLEEVKTTGESSRLFTVPAGTQRIRIFTKKEVLLTESVWK; from the coding sequence ATGAATGGAACCGGTCTGAATAGTCTGATTCTGGCCGGATTCCTGATTCTGGCCGTCCTTCAACCGGCAAGCGCACAGATCAGGGCTGTGTGGGTTGCCACCGCCCACCGGATTGATTTCCCGAAAACAAACGGAGCAGCGGCTCAGCAAGCTGAATTAAAAGCCCTCATGTCCGCTGCCCACCAATCGGGCATCAACACCTTGATTTTTCAGGCACGCGGAAGAGGTGATGCCTTTTATCAATCCGAGCATGAACCCTGGTCCGAAAGCCTGACCGGAACCCTGGGTCAGTCCCCCGGCTGGGATCCGCTCCAGATGGTTCTGGCTGAAACCACCAATCATCCCATGCGGGTGATTGCCTGGTTCAATGTATTTAAAGTGGCCGATGCCACCTCACAAACCCGTTCCGCCAGCGGACTCCGGCATCCGGCCGAAGCCAATCCGGGTTGGATATTACGAGCTGGTGGTGAGAGTTTTCTGAATCCCGGCATTCCGGCAGTGAGGGATTATCTGGCGCGTGTGGCGGCTGATCTGGTCAGGCGGTATGCCGTTGATGGAATTCAGCTCGATTTTATCCGGTATCCGACCACCCGGTTTGATGATGCCTCGACCCTGAAAAAGTACAAGGATCCCTCCCAATCCGCCGCCGATTTCAGACGGTGGGCCGTTTCAGAAACGGTTCGTCAGATCCATCAGGCTGTGAAAGCCATCCGCCCCGGCATTGAAGTCAGCGCAGCTCCCTTGGGAATCTGGAAATCCATTGACGGGGCCAGGGGACTTGAGAGTTATCACGAGGTTTTTCAGGATAGCCGCGGATGGACCGCCGCCGGCTATCTGGATGCAATTTATCCGCAGATTTACTGGCCTGCAGGAGGCATTTCCGATGGCGTGAATCCGGGTCCGGCACCCGATTTTAACCGTCTGATTGATGATTGGGTGGCCGGGTGCCGGCCGGTCCCCGTCGTTGCCGGTATCGGCATTTATAAACCACCGGTACTGGCGCAGGCCGATCGTCTTGAATCCTATTCCCTTCAGGCTGGTGCTGCCGGCGTTGCTTTCTACTCCTGGTCTCAATTCATCAACATGAAACAGCCTGCCCGGCAAGAGACAAAGCCAACCCTACCACCGGTGACCAGCAATCAGGAGCCGATGGCAGCGGTGAGTCTGCACCGGCTGAGCAAATCTCACGTTTTCCTGGTCTTCCGGGAGGGACGTGAAGAACCGGTCACCATCCGGTTCGCCGATCCCGGCGGGTCCGTTTTGGAGGAAGTGAAAACCACGGGCGAATCCAGCCGGCTGTTCACTGTACCTGCCGGCACTCAGCGGATCAGAATTTTCACAAAAAAAGAAGTATTATTAACCGAATCAGTCTGGAAATAA
- the rfaE1 gene encoding D-glycero-beta-D-manno-heptose-7-phosphate kinase — protein MVPFQETRLFDLFERMKTCRVAVLGDLMIDRYIWGDVTRISPEAPVPIVEVTQESARLGGAANVGNNIVSLGGSCFLAGVAGADSNGDALISMTRDLRINPAGIVRDPDRMTTVKTRVIAHQQHVVRIDHEHRHPIGEDVARRLLSSLEDLMPQLDALILEDYNKGVMTETVIRGAIDSANRHGKLIMVDPKLSNFFAYREVTVFKPNLKETSEGLGRKLRTDADVEEAGRELLARLNARHVLITRSEKGMSLFSSDGSVQHVPTRAKHVADVSGAGDTVIATLTMAMAAGASVEEAATLANLAGGYVVGEVGIVPVTPDAILEFGRKVHG, from the coding sequence ATGGTACCTTTTCAGGAAACACGATTGTTTGACTTGTTCGAGCGGATGAAAACCTGCCGCGTGGCCGTTCTGGGCGATCTGATGATTGACCGGTATATCTGGGGAGATGTCACCCGGATCAGTCCGGAGGCCCCGGTCCCCATTGTGGAAGTCACGCAGGAAAGCGCACGGCTTGGCGGAGCCGCCAACGTTGGCAATAACATTGTCTCGCTGGGAGGCAGCTGTTTTCTGGCCGGAGTGGCCGGTGCAGATTCCAACGGCGATGCCCTCATTTCCATGACCCGTGATCTGAGAATCAATCCGGCAGGTATCGTCCGGGATCCGGACCGGATGACCACCGTCAAAACGAGGGTCATTGCACACCAGCAGCATGTGGTGCGGATCGATCATGAACATCGTCACCCCATCGGGGAAGACGTGGCCCGGCGGCTGCTTTCCTCACTGGAGGACCTGATGCCGCAACTCGATGCCCTCATTCTGGAGGATTATAACAAGGGAGTCATGACGGAAACCGTGATTCGGGGTGCCATCGACTCGGCCAACCGGCATGGAAAACTGATTATGGTCGATCCGAAACTTTCCAATTTCTTTGCTTACCGTGAGGTAACGGTTTTTAAGCCAAACCTGAAGGAAACCAGTGAAGGTTTGGGTCGTAAACTGCGGACCGACGCCGATGTGGAAGAGGCCGGCCGGGAATTGCTTGCCCGGCTGAATGCCAGACATGTACTGATTACCCGGAGTGAAAAAGGCATGTCTCTGTTTTCATCGGATGGATCTGTTCAGCACGTTCCCACACGGGCCAAACATGTGGCCGATGTGTCGGGTGCCGGTGATACAGTGATCGCCACCCTGACCATGGCCATGGCTGCCGGTGCATCGGTGGAAGAAGCAGCCACGCTTGCCAATCTGGCCGGAGGGTATGTGGTCGGCGAAGTGGGGATCGTTCCGGTCACTCCCGATGCCATTCTTGAATTTGGAAGGAAAGTACATGGTTGA
- the rfaE2 gene encoding D-glycero-beta-D-manno-heptose 1-phosphate adenylyltransferase, translating into MVEPGRILSLTEFIPIRKQLKAEGRKLVFTNGVFDILHKGHVEYLMKARNLGDAMVVAVNADSSVRRIKGDKRPINPQGDRAYLLAGLRCVDYVVFFEEDTPAAVIDAIIPDYLVKGADWDISKVVGREVVEAHGGRVLTIELTPDRSTTNVIEKVIRVYTGE; encoded by the coding sequence ATGGTTGAACCTGGCCGTATTCTGAGTCTGACCGAGTTTATTCCGATCAGAAAACAACTGAAGGCAGAAGGACGCAAACTGGTTTTCACCAACGGCGTCTTCGATATTCTCCACAAGGGACATGTTGAGTATCTGATGAAAGCCCGTAACCTCGGGGATGCAATGGTCGTGGCGGTTAATGCCGATTCATCGGTCAGGCGGATCAAGGGAGATAAGCGGCCGATCAACCCGCAGGGAGACCGGGCTTACCTGCTTGCCGGTCTCCGTTGTGTGGATTATGTGGTGTTTTTTGAAGAAGACACCCCGGCCGCCGTCATTGATGCCATCATTCCGGATTACCTTGTCAAAGGGGCTGATTGGGACATCAGCAAAGTGGTCGGGCGCGAAGTGGTCGAAGCCCATGGCGGACGGGTGCTCACCATTGAACTGACTCCGGACCGTTCCACCACCAATGTGATCGAAAAAGTGATCCGCGTTTATACCGGAGAGTAA